Proteins encoded by one window of Anopheles maculipalpis chromosome 2RL, idAnoMacuDA_375_x, whole genome shotgun sequence:
- the LOC126567440 gene encoding amyloid protein-binding protein 2-like, giving the protein MNHITKFWPLSDIYLDRNSSSLALSSKPLYRLAVEALARNFSNNPRCPKYRAAVAELPLGTRLDLLAEMCDYPSLVEVQWEILSDPLLVSDFIKYLSADLTPLVQCLQWLQSVKKPVPFQLFRQYKKLIEEKKWKDVPVRFDYRCGLRIGTFLTETGWTMEAIDILQLAHQHARCGTAEELTVLRQLMRAQTLTGKLINAMQTYDRMKILLSGITQQMESSQQLPNNLNEGQSLQDLKVAVFHSFSLYHFEEQSFDLSYAYGMHSLTSISERSPSRLVIDVLRQLVRACLGRRMHAKAAFILKHAIGLVVQHCGRFSPLYAETLEDLAILLLVCNHVSESVDVYEEAQQIYMQRYGSRNLMLSLAQGNLAYGLCLQAYVTGHRDRALQHVEKSIGNYKRIWPPEHRMLAQAFRLRATMELFIYPTRTEEQNGLLQDESFNHQDIEPLSVGEITGRIRLITEWEKRKDTK; this is encoded by the coding sequence ATGAATCATATTACGAAGTTTTGGCCCCTTTCTGACATTTATCTGGACCGAAACAGTTCCAGTTTAGCGTTAAGCAGTAAACCATTGTACCGGCTGGCAGTGGAAGCTCTCGCGAGAAATTTCTCCAACAATCCACGATGTCCAAAGTACAGGGCAGCTGTTGCGGAGCTGCCGCTCGGCACACGGCTGGATCTGTTAGCTGAAATGTGTGACTACCCAAGTTTGGTGGAAGTTCAGTGGGAGATACTTTCCGATCCGCTTCTAGTCAGTGATTTCATCAAGTACCTGTCCGCTGATCTGACGCCGCTCGTTCAATGTCTGCAGTGGCTACAAAGTGTCAAAAAACCCGTACCGTTTCAGCTGTTTCGTCAGTACAAGAAGCTAATCGAGGAAAAGAAATGGAAGGATGTTCCGGTCCGTTTCGATTATCGCTGTGGATTACGAATTGGAACCTTCCTGACAGAGACTGGATGGACCATGGAAGCGATCGACATACTACAACTTGCTCACCAACATGCAAGATGTGGTACGGCAGAGGAACTAACCGTATTGCGACAGCTTATGCGTGCTCAAACACTTACCGGGAAACTGATCAACGCAATGCAAACTTATGATCGAatgaaaatattgttaagtgGAATAACTCAGCAAATGGAATCTTCCCAACAGCTACCCAACAATCTAAACGAAGGGCAGAGTTTGCAAGATCTGAAAGTCGCCGTATTCCACTCATTTTCGCTCTACCATTTTGAGGAACAAAGTTTTGATCTCAGCTATGCGTACGGTATGCATTCGCTTACCTCAATCAGTGAACGATCACCCAGCCGACTAGTTATTGATGTCCTTCGGCAGCTTGTCCGGGCTTGCCTTGGCCGGCGGATGCATGCCAAAGCCGCATTCATTCTCAAACATGCGATCGGTTTAGTGGTGCAGCATTGCGGGCGTTTCAGTCCCCTGTACGCTGAAACATTGGAAGATCTGGCCATTCTGCTGCTCGTCTGCAATCATGTCAGCGAAAGTGTAGACGTGTACGAGGAAGCACAGCAAATTTACATGCAGCGGTACGGTTCGCGAAATCTGATGCTTTCGCTTGCCCAGGGCAATCTAGCGTACGGATTATGTCTGCAAGCTTACGTTACTGGGCATCGCGATCGTGCGCTGCAGCATGTTGAAAAGTCTATCGGCAATTATAAACGCATCTGGCCACCGGAACATCGTATGCTGGCGCAGGCATTTCGATTGCGTGCTACAATGGAGTTGTTCATATACCCAACTAGAACCGAAGAGCAAAATGGCTTGCTGCAAGACGAGTCATTTAATCATCAGGATATTGAACCATTGTCTGTTGGCGAGATAACTGGGCGAATTCGTCTTATAACAGAATGGGAGAAAAGAAAGGATACAAAATAA